A genomic stretch from Kovacikia minuta CCNUW1 includes:
- a CDS encoding SDR family NAD(P)-dependent oxidoreductase — MVAYCASKFALVGLSEGMRTELAKDGIAVTTVCPGFIHSGVVDHAIVKGQQRKEFAWFSIGDSLPLLSASAEKVARATIAG; from the coding sequence ATGGTTGCTTACTGTGCCAGCAAATTTGCGCTGGTGGGGTTATCTGAAGGGATGCGAACCGAACTGGCAAAAGATGGAATTGCCGTTACAACTGTATGTCCTGGTTTCATTCACTCCGGTGTTGTCGATCACGCTATTGTCAAAGGACAACAGCGCAAGGAATTTGCCTGGTTCAGCATTGGTGATTCCCTGCCTCTACTCTCTGCTAGTGCAGAAAAGGTTGCCCGTGCCACGATCGCTGGCTGA
- a CDS encoding SDR family NAD(P)-dependent oxidoreductase: MKLHFWAPLCTTCAVLPEMQSRQAGRIVNISSIGGKTPSPPYGCLLCQQICAGGVI; this comes from the coding sequence ATGAAGTTGCATTTTTGGGCACCCCTCTGCACCACCTGTGCGGTCTTACCAGAGATGCAGTCGCGTCAGGCAGGGCGAATTGTGAATATCTCTTCGATCGGGGGCAAAACTCCTTCCCCCCCATATGGTTGCTTACTGTGCCAGCAAATTTGCGCTGGTGGGGTTATCTGA
- a CDS encoding aldo/keto reductase yields MTKARVNSEMLYRELGSTGEKVSAIGLGGWHLSLKHVDEQMAIRIVRSAIDRGITFMDNCWDYNNGVSESRMGKALRDGYRDQVFLMTKIDGRSREAAAKQIDESLQRLQVDCVDLVQYHEILRFEDPHRIFDQEGAHAACLEAQKAGKLRYIGFTGHKDPYIHLHMLEVADQSGFKFDTVQMPLNVMDAHYRSFAKLVVPELVKRNIGILGMKSMANGILLNSNTVTPIECLHYALNLPTSVVITGMDSMEILEQAFEAVRTFHPMTEDQVQTLLSKTAEAGARGEFEPFKTSSIFDGTAQHPDWLGQEPQRLQQLMSAAG; encoded by the coding sequence ATGACAAAAGCCAGAGTAAATTCAGAAATGTTATATCGAGAACTCGGTAGCACTGGAGAGAAGGTTTCTGCAATTGGATTGGGAGGATGGCATCTCAGCTTGAAGCATGTGGATGAGCAAATGGCAATCCGGATTGTGCGCTCCGCGATCGATCGGGGCATTACCTTTATGGACAACTGCTGGGATTACAACAATGGCGTCAGCGAGAGCCGTATGGGGAAAGCGCTCCGCGATGGCTATCGAGATCAGGTCTTTCTCATGACCAAAATTGACGGTCGCTCTAGGGAAGCGGCTGCCAAACAGATTGATGAATCCCTCCAACGGTTGCAAGTCGATTGCGTTGACCTGGTGCAATATCACGAAATACTGCGATTTGAAGACCCCCATCGCATTTTTGATCAAGAAGGTGCCCATGCTGCTTGTCTGGAGGCACAGAAAGCTGGCAAGCTCCGCTATATTGGCTTCACCGGACACAAAGATCCCTACATCCATCTGCATATGTTGGAAGTGGCAGATCAGTCTGGTTTCAAATTTGATACGGTTCAGATGCCGCTGAATGTAATGGATGCCCATTACCGCAGCTTTGCGAAGTTGGTTGTGCCAGAACTGGTTAAACGCAACATTGGCATTCTCGGCATGAAATCTATGGCAAATGGTATTCTGCTGAATTCGAATACCGTCACCCCGATCGAGTGCCTCCACTATGCACTGAATTTACCAACCTCCGTTGTGATTACGGGTATGGATAGCATGGAAATTCTGGAACAAGCCTTTGAAGCCGTGCGAACATTTCATCCCATGACAGAAGATCAGGTGCAAACCTTACTCAGTAAGACGGCAGAAGCCGGGGCAAGGGGTGAGTTTGAACCCTTTAAAACCTCATCTATTTTCGATGGCACTGCTCAACATCCAGATTGGCTGGGGCAGGAACCTCAGCGCTTACAGCAATTAATGTCCGCCGCAGGTTAA